A stretch of the Cucurbita pepo subsp. pepo cultivar mu-cu-16 chromosome LG16, ASM280686v2, whole genome shotgun sequence genome encodes the following:
- the LOC111777115 gene encoding serine/threonine-protein kinase PBS1-like, translating to MLLPDPAAGHGGSVVVVGVRMELQSRELLTWALVKVAQPGDCVIALHVLDSAAVDEGKLTLLSLVKSFDSMLSAYEGFCNLKQIDLKLKVCRGSPVRKIIRREVDSYGEASLILGTSKSHHRIRSSASVAKYCARKLPSRFSVLAVNGGKVIFQRLATFSTKCQSRADKDRDKNCAAIVDVANEAKAVGLATNFIDTHICLQKSDSGCNDKTERDSVEGTPSSLERNDSGTDLVDELPEDNAVGNSLALVPFHKPQGSLKSNSIVSPESSHWKSSWPLLRRRFLSKQHVEKSSKKFSMFQGVLHVPNIQSSSSSSALVYPDQKQNSSYQDQGSTIDRECGAIVPYGSGYIFGSLPKEVLDLKDKYSSICRLFTYEELLSATSNFMPENMVGKGGSSYVYRGLLPDGKEIAVKVLKPSENVLKEFVQEVGIIATSTHKNVISLMGFCLEDNNLLLVYGFLSRGSLEENLHGCKKDVNSFGWQERFKVAVGVAEALDYLHNCREEPVIHRDVKSSNILLSENFEPQLSDFGLASWASSCFQITCTDVAGTFGYLAPEYFMHGKVSDKIDVYAFGVVLLELLSGRKPITNNCPKGQESLVMWAKPILKEIKVSELLDPSLGSDYNDDQIGRMILAATLCIR from the exons ATGCTGCTACCTGACCCTGCCGCTGGCCATGGCGGCTCTGTGGTCGTCGTCGGGGTCAGAATGGAACTACAGAGTCGGGAATTGCTCACTTGGGCGCTTGTTAAGGTTGCTCAGCCTGGCGATTGTGTCATTGCTCTTCATGTTCTTGATTCTGCCGCTG TTGATGAGGGGAAGTTGACTTTGCTCTCTCTTGTGAAGTCGTTTGACTCTATGTTGTCCGCTTATGAAGGATTCTGCAACCTGAAGCAG ATTGATTTGAAGCTCAAAGTCTGCCGAGGATCGCCGGTCCGGAAAATCATTAGACGGGAAGTGGATTCGTACGGTGAGGCTTCTCTAATTCTCGGTACTTCCAAATCTCACCATAGAATCCGTTCGTCGGCCTCGGTTGCTAAGTACTGCGCTAGAAAATTGCCGAGCAGATTCAGTGTTTTAGCAGTTAATGGTGGCAAAGTCATTTTCCAGAGATTAGCGACTTTCTCAACTAAATGCCAGTCTCGAG CAGACAAGGATAGGGACAAGAATTGTGCTGCCATTGTAGATGTAGCTAATGAAGCAAAAGCTGTTGGGTTGGCTACAAACTTTATCGACACTCATATTTGTTTACAGAAATCTGACTCTGGTTGTAATGATAAAACGGAGAGGGACTCCGTTGAGGGCACTCCATCTTCGCTTGAACGGAATGATTCCGGGACTGATTTGGTTGATGAGTTACCTGAGGACAATGCTGTGGGGAATTCACTAGCTTTAGTACCATTTCATAAGCCTCAGGGATCGTTGAAGTCGAATTCCATTGTGAGCCCAGAATCATCACATTGGAAATCGAGTTGGCCGCTTCTACGACGTAGATTTTTGTCCAAGCAGCATGTAGAGAAATCTTCAAAGAAGTTTTCTATGTTCCAAGGCGTATTGCACGTTCCAAACATCcagtcgtcgtcgtcgtcctCAGCCTTGGTTTATCCAGATCAGAAGCAGAACAGTTCTTATCAGGATCAGGGTTCCACCATTGATAGGGAGTGTGGTGCAATTGTGCCATATGGGTCCGGCTACATTTTCGGAAGCCTTCCTAAAGAGGTATTGGATTTGAAGGATAAGTACTCATCCATCTGCAGATTGTTTACTTATGAGGAACTTTTGTCAGCAACGTCTAATTTTATGCCTG AGAATATGGTTGGTAAAGGAGGTAGTAGCTATGTTTACCGAGGGCTTCTTCCTGATGGCAAGGAAATTGCTGTTAAAGTTCTGAAGCCATCTGAGAATGTTCTTAAGGAATTTGTTCAGGAAGTTGGGATCATTGCGACTTCAACTCATAAGAATGTTATATCTTTAATGGGTTTTTGTTTGGAGGACAATAATTTACTGTTGGTCTATGGTTTTCTTTCAAGAGGAAGTTTGGAAGAGAATCTTCACG GTTGTAAGAAGGATGTGAATTCATTTGGTTGGCAAGAGAGGTTTAAGGTTGCTGTTGGTGTTGCTGAGGCACTAGATTATTTACATAATTGCAGGGAGGAACCTGTGATTCACAGGGATGTGAAATCCTCTAACATTCTGCTTTCTGAGAATTTCGAACCTCAG CTTTCCGATTTTGGGCTTGCTAGTTGGGCATCCTCGTGCTTTCAAATCACTTGTACTGACGTAGCTGGAACGTTTGG TTACTTGGCTCCTGAGTATTTCATGCACGGCAAAGTGAGTGACAAAATCGACGTTTACGCATTCGGTGTGGTACTCCTTGAACTACTTTCAGGTAGAAAACCAATCACCAACAATTGTCCCAAGGGGCAGGAGAGCCTTGTCATGTGG GCAAAAccaattttgaaggaaatcaAAGTTTCAGAATTACTAGATCCAAGCCTAGGCAGCGACTACAATGACGATCAAATAGGTCGAATGATTTTGGCTGCTACTCTTTGTATTAGATGA